A section of the Parasteatoda tepidariorum isolate YZ-2023 chromosome 6, CAS_Ptep_4.0, whole genome shotgun sequence genome encodes:
- the LOC122271876 gene encoding general transcription factor II-I repeat domain-containing protein 2-like, translating to MIRSRGLLHRQFQQFLESVHAEHSDILYYSKVRWLSAGKVFERIWDLKDDIVNFLLDKDIYNQFDVLVNETWLSDFAFFPDLLVHMNILNLKLQGKNQFLHDIWQYLKSFKLQLLLFANQISKSDFSHFPRIQSLKFAISNNKIKKYEINLRKLSSEFERRFQDFRKMEPEFSVFATPFNVNYEEVDAKFQLELIELNCNTLLKQTFHTVPLLEFYKNLSPDNFPNLITHAMKIMTMFGSSYICEQIFSTMKLRKTSLRNRITDEHLSSVLRISASQMEPDYDEILKKQSQFHFSHAPSTGNDTRK from the coding sequence ATGATTCGCTCCAGAGGATTATTACATCGCCAGTTTCAACAGTTTTTGGAGTCCGTACATGCTGAGCATTCCGATATCCTGTATTATTCAAAAGTTCGTTGGTTAAGTGCTGGAAAagtatttgaaagaatttgGGACTTAAAAGACGATATTGTGAATTTTCTTCTTGATAAAGacatttataatcaatttgaCGTCTTAGTAAACGAAACGTGGCTTTCTGATTTCGCTTTTTTCCCAGACCTCCTCGTACACATGAATATACTTAATCTCAAATTGCAAGGAAAAAATCAGTTTCTTCATGATATTTGGCAATACctgaaaagtttcaaattacagttattattatttgctaatCAGATCTCTAAATctgatttttctcattttccaagaatacaatctttaaaattcgCTATATCAaacaataagattaaaaaatacgaaattaatttgagaaaactATCTTCAGAATTTGAAAGGAGATTTCAGGACTTTAGAAAAATGGAACCAGAGTTTAGTGTTTTTGCGACCCCATTCAATGTTAATTACGAAGAAGTTGATGCAAAATTTCAACTTGAGTTAATAGAGCTGAATTGCAATACTCTCCTGAAACAAACTTTTCATACAGTACCATtactagaattttataaaaatttaagtccaGATAATTTCCCAAATCTAATTACTCATGCAATGAAGATAATGACAATGTTCGGCTCATCTTATATATGCGAACAAATCTTTTCAACAATGAAGCTTAGGAAAACTTCTTTAAGAAACAGAATTACAGATGAGCACCTTTCAtcagttttaagaatttctgCTTCGCAAATGGAACCGGACtatgatgaaattttgaagaaacagtctcaatttcatttttctcatgCACCATCAACCGGTAATGAcaccagaaaataa